The following are encoded together in the Salvelinus fontinalis isolate EN_2023a chromosome 38, ASM2944872v1, whole genome shotgun sequence genome:
- the LOC129837232 gene encoding lysophospholipid acyltransferase 5-like isoform X2, with product MAAPLMEKLSESLGSPEPAVRLILSVLVGYPCALLYRHFFFHQPPTVIHLYHAISGLSLAAFNFGTQLYHSALCVLVQFLMMRLMGRTITTVLASFMFQMTYLLSGYYYTATEEYDIKWTMPQCVLALKLIGLSFDYYDGGQEPSKLNEEQKRSALAKVPSLLEVIGFSYFYGGFLVGPQFTLRSYQRLVKGELTDCPGQPPNSVIPAMKRFSLGLLCLVIYAIFSPHYPDSYYLTDEYDAQPFWYRCVFILLWAKVILYKYVSCWVIAEGVCILSGLGYNGLGQNGEYQWDACANMKVWTFETTPLFTGTIASFNINTNAWVARHVFKRLKFLGNKLLSQVTALAFLAIWHGTHSGYLLCFSMEFIIVNVERQAQALVRDSPLLTRLANSSLYPLIYLVQQFIHWLFMGYPLVPFCLFTYDKWLRVYSSIYFCGHIFFFTLYLGIPYLRKVLVPRKERSEKKED from the exons ATGGCGGCTCCCTTGATGGAGAAATTGTCGGAATCTTTAGGTTCCCCAGAACCTGCGGTTCGACTGATTCTGTCCGTTTTAGTCG GGTACCCCTGTGCCCTGCTGTACCGCCACTTCTTCTTCCACCAGCCACCCACTGTCATTCACCTATACCACGCCATCTCCGGACTGTCTCTGGCGGCTTTCAACTTTG gcACCCAGCTCTATCACTCTGCATTATGCGTCCTTGTCCAGTTCCTGATGATGAGGCTTATGGGAAGGACGATAACAACCGTCCTGGCCAGCTTTATGTTTCAAATG ACATACCTGCTGTCAGGCTACTACTACACAGCTACAGAAGAATACGATATCAAGTGGACCATGCCCCAATGTGTCCTTGCACTCAAACTTATCG GTTTGTCATTTGATTACTATGACGGTGGCCAGGAACCA TCCAAGTTGAATGAGGAGCAGAAGAGGTCAGCCCTGGCCAAAGTTCCCTCTCTGCTGGAGGTTATTGGCTTCTCCTACTTCTACGGAGGCTTTCTGGTGGGTCCCCAGTTCACACTGCGCAGCTACCAGAGGCTCGTCAAAGGGGAGCTCACCGACTGCCCCGGACAGCCACCTAacag TGTTATACCTGCTATGAAGCGGTTCTCCCTTGGCCTCCTCTGCCTGGTGATCTACGCAATATTCAGTCCCCACTACCCAGATAGCTATTACCTAACAGATGAGTACGAC GCCCAGCCGTTCTGGTACCGCTGTGTCTTCATCCTCCTTTGGGCCAAAGTCATCCTGTACAAATACGTCAGCTGCTGGGTCATAGCG GAGGGCGTTTGTATACTCTCTGGGCTCGGCTATAATGGGCTGGGTCAGAATGGCGAGTACCAATGGGACGCCTGCGCAAATATGAAGGTGTGGACGTTTGAGACCACACCCCTTTTCACAGGCACCATCGCCTCCTTCAACATAAACACCAACGCCTGGGTGGCCAG GCACGTGTTTAAGCGGTTGAAGTTCCTGGGCAATAAGCTCCTGTCTCAGGTGACCGCACTTGCGTTCCTGGCCATCTGGCATGGCACACACTCTGGATACCTCCTCTGCTTCTCCATGGAGTTTATCATCGTAAATGTGGAGAGACAG GCCCAAGCGCTGGTGAGGGACAGTCCCCTGCTGACCCGCCTGGCCAACAGTTCCCTCTACCCCCTCATCTACCTGGTCCAGCAGTTCATCCACTGGCTCTTCATGGGCTATCCTCTGGTTCCCTTCTGCCTCTTCACCTACGACAAATGGCTCAGG GTGTATTCGTCCATTTATTTCTGCGGCCACATATTCTTCTTCACGTTGTATCTAGGCATCCCATATCTCCGCAAGGTGCTGGTACCTAGAAAAGAACGGAGCGAGAAAAAGGAGGACTAG
- the LOC129837232 gene encoding lysophospholipid acyltransferase 5-like isoform X1, protein MAAPLMEKLSESLGSPEPAVRLILSVLVGYPCALLYRHFFFHQPPTVIHLYHAISGLSLAAFNFAGTQLYHSALCVLVQFLMMRLMGRTITTVLASFMFQMTYLLSGYYYTATEEYDIKWTMPQCVLALKLIGLSFDYYDGGQEPSKLNEEQKRSALAKVPSLLEVIGFSYFYGGFLVGPQFTLRSYQRLVKGELTDCPGQPPNSVIPAMKRFSLGLLCLVIYAIFSPHYPDSYYLTDEYDAQPFWYRCVFILLWAKVILYKYVSCWVIAEGVCILSGLGYNGLGQNGEYQWDACANMKVWTFETTPLFTGTIASFNINTNAWVARHVFKRLKFLGNKLLSQVTALAFLAIWHGTHSGYLLCFSMEFIIVNVERQAQALVRDSPLLTRLANSSLYPLIYLVQQFIHWLFMGYPLVPFCLFTYDKWLRVYSSIYFCGHIFFFTLYLGIPYLRKVLVPRKERSEKKED, encoded by the exons ATGGCGGCTCCCTTGATGGAGAAATTGTCGGAATCTTTAGGTTCCCCAGAACCTGCGGTTCGACTGATTCTGTCCGTTTTAGTCG GGTACCCCTGTGCCCTGCTGTACCGCCACTTCTTCTTCCACCAGCCACCCACTGTCATTCACCTATACCACGCCATCTCCGGACTGTCTCTGGCGGCTTTCAACTTTG caggcACCCAGCTCTATCACTCTGCATTATGCGTCCTTGTCCAGTTCCTGATGATGAGGCTTATGGGAAGGACGATAACAACCGTCCTGGCCAGCTTTATGTTTCAAATG ACATACCTGCTGTCAGGCTACTACTACACAGCTACAGAAGAATACGATATCAAGTGGACCATGCCCCAATGTGTCCTTGCACTCAAACTTATCG GTTTGTCATTTGATTACTATGACGGTGGCCAGGAACCA TCCAAGTTGAATGAGGAGCAGAAGAGGTCAGCCCTGGCCAAAGTTCCCTCTCTGCTGGAGGTTATTGGCTTCTCCTACTTCTACGGAGGCTTTCTGGTGGGTCCCCAGTTCACACTGCGCAGCTACCAGAGGCTCGTCAAAGGGGAGCTCACCGACTGCCCCGGACAGCCACCTAacag TGTTATACCTGCTATGAAGCGGTTCTCCCTTGGCCTCCTCTGCCTGGTGATCTACGCAATATTCAGTCCCCACTACCCAGATAGCTATTACCTAACAGATGAGTACGAC GCCCAGCCGTTCTGGTACCGCTGTGTCTTCATCCTCCTTTGGGCCAAAGTCATCCTGTACAAATACGTCAGCTGCTGGGTCATAGCG GAGGGCGTTTGTATACTCTCTGGGCTCGGCTATAATGGGCTGGGTCAGAATGGCGAGTACCAATGGGACGCCTGCGCAAATATGAAGGTGTGGACGTTTGAGACCACACCCCTTTTCACAGGCACCATCGCCTCCTTCAACATAAACACCAACGCCTGGGTGGCCAG GCACGTGTTTAAGCGGTTGAAGTTCCTGGGCAATAAGCTCCTGTCTCAGGTGACCGCACTTGCGTTCCTGGCCATCTGGCATGGCACACACTCTGGATACCTCCTCTGCTTCTCCATGGAGTTTATCATCGTAAATGTGGAGAGACAG GCCCAAGCGCTGGTGAGGGACAGTCCCCTGCTGACCCGCCTGGCCAACAGTTCCCTCTACCCCCTCATCTACCTGGTCCAGCAGTTCATCCACTGGCTCTTCATGGGCTATCCTCTGGTTCCCTTCTGCCTCTTCACCTACGACAAATGGCTCAGG GTGTATTCGTCCATTTATTTCTGCGGCCACATATTCTTCTTCACGTTGTATCTAGGCATCCCATATCTCCGCAAGGTGCTGGTACCTAGAAAAGAACGGAGCGAGAAAAAGGAGGACTAG
- the LOC129837419 gene encoding triosephosphate isomerase B has product MSRKFFVGGNWKMNGDKASLGELIKTLNSAKLDPNTEVVCGAPSIYLEFARSKLDPKIGVAAQNCYKVKGGAFTGEISPAMIKDVGVHWVILGHSERRWVFGETDELIGQKCAHALENGLGVIACIGEKLDEREAGITEKVINAQTKHFADNIKDWSKVVLAYEPVWAIGTGKTASPAQAQDVHDKLRQWVKANVSEAVANSVRIIYGGSVTGGTCKELGGMKDVDGFLVGGAALKPEFVDIINAKQ; this is encoded by the exons ATGTCCAGAAAATTCTTCGTCGGTGGTAACTGGAAGATGAATGGCGACAAGGCAAGCCTTGGCGAACTCATCAAAACCCTGAACTCTGCGAAGCTCGACCCCAACACCG AGGTGGTCTGCGGCGCCCCATCAATCTACCTTGAGTTCGCCAGGTCCAAGCTGGACCCTAAGATCGGAGTGGCTGCTCAGAACTGCTACAAGGTCAAGGGTGGTGCCTTCACCGGGGAGATCAG ccCTGCGATGATCAAGGACGTTGGCGTGCACTGGGTGATCCTGGGCCACTCTGAGAGGCGCTGGGTCTTTGGAGAGACTGATGAG CTTATTGGTCAGAAGTGTGCCCACGCCCTGGAGAATGGCCTGGGTGTCATTGCCTGCATTGGTGAGAAGCTGGACGAGAGGGAGGCTGGCATCACAGAGAAGGTCATCAACGCACAGACCAAGCACTTCGCAG ACAACATTAAGGACTGGTCCAAGGTTGTTCTGGCCTATGAGCCCGTGTGGGCCATCGGCACCGGCAAGACCGCATCCCCCGCCCAG GCCCAGGACGTTCATGACAAACTGAGGCAGTGGGTCAAGGCCAATGTGTCCGAGGCAGTAGCCAACTCTGTCAGGATAATCTATGGAG GTTCCGTGACAGGTGGCACCTGCAAGGAGCTGGGAGGCATGAAGGATGTGGACGGTTTCCTGGTTGGCGGCGCTGCACTCAAGCCAGAGTTCGTTGACATCATCAACGCCAAGCAATAA